The following proteins come from a genomic window of Candidatus Krumholzibacteriia bacterium:
- a CDS encoding SGNH/GDSL hydrolase family protein codes for MGKNLGSAGGGARQRGAAARTSPRAATALVVSSLLLSVAAAEGLVRLARPDLSIPQPAGHFRFTQSFEFELPHHRRDPVLGWRLQPGVYGPMRINSEGFRGPEWQKGKVARKRIAHLGDSCTMGFTIGVDAEVYAAVLPVLLQGDGMELEALNFGVDGYSSHQGRLLLHQVLADYVPDFVTFYFGYNDHHFSNASDRETRYTTPWLVRTLEHSHAYRLLRRHLLRLVRREGKLVQPERRVDLDTFEANLRTMVEATRAAGATPILLTTPLRPGPPLVENEVPVTLDGKPAWVTQDWWVAQQLARRGLGLERAAGSEELRQFLAGALQEHPDWPYLHYLQARELERAGDPQGARAELGQVALHDRERGVMAQYNERVRIVSRSLQVELVDLDRLYAARPAPHLFNDVVHPSPAGHKLIAQALAGAVLRLEHRAPAAGTSEGG; via the coding sequence ATGGGGAAGAACCTGGGCAGCGCCGGCGGCGGGGCGAGACAACGCGGTGCAGCGGCGCGCACCAGCCCACGCGCCGCGACCGCCCTCGTGGTGAGCTCTCTTCTCCTCTCCGTCGCGGCCGCCGAGGGCCTCGTGCGTCTGGCGCGGCCGGACCTCTCGATCCCGCAGCCCGCCGGACACTTCCGCTTCACCCAGAGCTTCGAGTTCGAGCTGCCGCACCACCGGCGCGATCCGGTGCTGGGCTGGCGGCTCCAGCCCGGCGTCTACGGACCGATGCGGATCAACAGCGAGGGCTTTCGCGGCCCCGAGTGGCAGAAGGGCAAGGTGGCGAGGAAGCGCATCGCCCATCTCGGCGACTCCTGCACCATGGGGTTCACCATCGGCGTCGATGCGGAGGTTTACGCCGCGGTGCTGCCGGTGTTGCTCCAAGGCGACGGCATGGAGCTCGAGGCGCTCAACTTCGGCGTCGATGGCTACTCGTCGCACCAGGGACGCCTGTTGCTCCATCAGGTGCTGGCCGATTACGTTCCGGACTTCGTCACCTTCTACTTCGGCTACAACGACCATCATTTCTCCAACGCCAGCGATCGGGAGACGCGCTACACCACGCCGTGGCTGGTGCGCACCCTGGAGCACAGCCACGCTTACCGCCTCCTCCGCCGGCACCTGCTGCGTCTCGTCCGCCGGGAAGGGAAACTCGTCCAGCCCGAGCGGCGCGTCGACCTCGACACCTTCGAGGCCAATCTGCGCACCATGGTGGAGGCGACGCGCGCGGCAGGGGCGACGCCCATCCTGCTCACCACGCCGCTCCGGCCGGGACCGCCGCTGGTGGAAAACGAGGTCCCGGTGACGCTCGACGGCAAACCGGCGTGGGTGACGCAGGACTGGTGGGTGGCCCAGCAGCTCGCCCGGCGCGGCCTGGGTCTGGAGCGCGCCGCGGGGAGCGAGGAGCTGCGGCAATTCCTCGCCGGCGCTCTGCAGGAGCATCCGGACTGGCCTTACCTGCACTACCTGCAAGCCCGCGAGCTGGAGCGGGCCGGTGATCCCCAGGGCGCGCGCGCGGAGCTCGGGCAAGTGGCGTTGCACGACCGCGAGCGCGGCGTCATGGCGCAATACAACGAGCGCGTGCGCATCGTGTCGCGGAGTCTGCAGGTGGAGCTCGTCGACCTCGATCGGCTCTATGCCGCGCGGCCGGCGCCGCACCTGTTCAACGACGTGGTCCACCCGAGCCCGGCCGGGCACAAGCTCATCGCCCAGGCCCTGGCCGGCGCGGTGCTGCGTCTCGAGCACCGTGCACCCGCAGCCGGCACCTCCGAGGGCGGCTGA
- a CDS encoding DUF523 and DUF1722 domain-containing protein gives MSPGGKRAAPRRRSSPRNTGTAGEIRIGISTCLLGEPVRYDGGHKRDAFVNDVLAPFVRYVSVCPEVEIGLGTPREPIHLVEREGTVRLVGTKTAIDHTAAMRAYGKRKTRELARLVLSGYILKKDSPSCGMERVRLHGRQGGIERSGVGLYAAALLAAFPDLPVEEEGRLHDAARRDNFVERVFAYHRLQALFSRRWSTGDLVRFHTGEKLLLLAHDPATYAALGRLVARARGEVRQDLANRYRGAFMRGLRTLATTRKHVNVLQHAQGYLKECADAGERQDLQAVIEDFRRGLVPLVVPITLLRHLVRRHGVSYLEGQTYLEPHPKELMLRNHV, from the coding sequence ATGAGCCCAGGAGGAAAGCGGGCCGCGCCGCGCCGCAGGTCGTCGCCGCGGAACACCGGCACCGCCGGGGAGATTCGCATCGGGATCTCCACCTGTCTCCTCGGTGAACCGGTGCGTTACGACGGCGGTCACAAGCGCGATGCCTTCGTCAACGATGTCCTGGCGCCGTTCGTGCGCTACGTGTCCGTTTGTCCCGAGGTGGAGATCGGCCTCGGAACGCCGCGCGAGCCCATCCATCTGGTGGAGCGCGAGGGGACGGTGCGCCTCGTGGGCACGAAGACGGCGATCGATCACACCGCGGCCATGCGCGCCTACGGGAAGCGCAAGACTCGAGAGCTGGCGCGCCTCGTACTCTCGGGATACATCCTCAAGAAAGATTCGCCGAGCTGCGGCATGGAGCGAGTACGGCTGCATGGGCGCCAGGGGGGGATCGAGCGGAGTGGCGTCGGCTTGTACGCTGCGGCTCTCCTCGCCGCCTTCCCGGATTTGCCGGTGGAGGAAGAAGGCAGGCTCCACGACGCCGCTCGGCGCGACAATTTCGTGGAGCGGGTTTTCGCCTACCACCGCCTGCAGGCACTCTTCTCGCGCCGCTGGAGCACCGGGGACCTCGTCCGCTTCCACACCGGAGAGAAGCTGCTCCTCCTGGCTCACGATCCCGCGACCTATGCCGCTCTCGGCCGCCTCGTCGCCCGGGCGCGCGGCGAAGTCCGCCAAGATCTCGCGAACCGCTACCGCGGTGCCTTCATGCGGGGACTGCGCACACTGGCCACGACACGGAAGCATGTCAACGTGTTGCAGCACGCCCAGGGCTATCTCAAGGAGTGCGCCGATGCGGGGGAGCGGCAGGATTTGCAAGCGGTGATCGAGGACTTCCGGCGCGGTCTCGTGCCCCTCGTGGTGCCGATCACGCTTCTCCGCCACCTGGTCCGCCGCCACGGGGTGTCGTACCTCGAGGGTCAAACCTACCTCGAGCCGCACCCGAAGGAACTCATGCTGCGCAACCATGTGTGA
- a CDS encoding TIGR01777 family oxidoreductase: MQVLVTGASGLLGSALAAALREQGHGVRRLGRGGDVEHVWDPRRGILAASVWDGIEAVAHLAGESVAGFWTPSKKRAIHDSRVLGTKLLCESLAASPQRPRLLLSASAVGFYGDRADAPLTEEDEGGTGFLAETCLEWEGATVAAETAGMRVVRLRFGVVLARGGGMLKPIVPLFRCGLGGRLGDGRQFMSWIALEDAVAAMLHALATTSLRGAVNVVALEPVTNAEFTRTLARVLHRPALLPAPAFALRFLLGAMADDMLLASARVLPRRLLDTGFRHRHPVLEEALRAVLQPSRARAGGSTA; the protein is encoded by the coding sequence ATGCAAGTGCTCGTGACCGGAGCGTCGGGCCTGCTCGGAAGCGCGCTGGCGGCGGCGTTGCGGGAGCAAGGACATGGAGTGCGTCGGCTCGGCCGCGGGGGCGACGTGGAACACGTCTGGGACCCGCGCCGTGGAATCTTGGCCGCGTCGGTCTGGGACGGGATCGAGGCGGTGGCGCATCTTGCCGGCGAAAGCGTCGCCGGGTTCTGGACCCCCAGCAAGAAGCGCGCGATCCACGACAGCCGCGTGCTCGGAACGAAGCTCCTCTGCGAGAGCCTGGCGGCATCGCCGCAGCGACCGCGGCTGCTCCTCTCGGCCTCCGCTGTCGGCTTCTACGGCGACCGCGCCGACGCGCCGCTCACCGAGGAAGACGAGGGCGGCACGGGTTTCCTGGCCGAGACCTGCCTCGAGTGGGAAGGCGCCACGGTTGCGGCGGAAACTGCGGGGATGCGCGTGGTGCGCTTGCGCTTCGGTGTGGTCCTGGCGCGTGGGGGAGGCATGCTGAAGCCGATCGTGCCCCTCTTTCGTTGTGGCCTCGGCGGTCGCCTCGGGGACGGACGACAATTCATGAGCTGGATCGCCCTGGAAGACGCGGTGGCGGCCATGCTGCACGCGCTCGCCACCACGAGCTTGCGCGGTGCCGTGAACGTCGTGGCACTGGAGCCGGTCACCAACGCCGAGTTCACCCGCACTCTGGCGCGCGTGCTGCACCGGCCCGCGCTGCTGCCGGCCCCTGCCTTCGCCTTGCGATTCCTGCTCGGCGCCATGGCCGACGACATGCTCCTCGCCAGCGCTCGCGTGCTGCCCCGTCGTCTGCTCGACACGGGTTTCCGCCATCGCCATCCGGTGCTGGAGGAGGCCCTGCGCGCCGTGCTACAGCCTTCGAGGGCCAGAGCGGGCGGCAGCACGGCATGA
- a CDS encoding pyridoxal-phosphate dependent enzyme — MSREEAVLGRAAARCRERGIRIPTFAQMRDPSRIPATVRERLRQVGLHDVDPANLFRITWKNEPVEKGGLFHGGNWVEFPPALTGVEARIVGLVGKWFPTGAHKVGAGFGCLVPKLVAGSFDPTAHKAVWPSTGNFCRGGAFDCALLGCDAIAILPEEMSRERFEWLRSLGAEVIATPGGESNVKEIFDACWEIRRTRPECVIFNQFDEFGNAIWHYHVTGAAVDDVFRQMARPGDRLAAFVAATGSAGTLAAGDFLRQRHPQVRLVAAEALQCPTLLQGGHGAHRIEGIGDKHVPWIHNVRHTDLVCAVDDAQCLALMRLFNEPEGACFLAGEGVEVGFLPRLSWLGISGICNLVAAIKTARWYELSARDVLFTCLTDSMDLYQSRLQEQRQMQGPYSGMLAARHFARYLQGIGTEAMRELGYRDRKALHHLKYFTWVEQQRKDPRDLARLWSPDFWDETYAQVEAWDRAIEAFNARVGLPS, encoded by the coding sequence ATGAGCAGAGAAGAAGCCGTCCTCGGACGCGCCGCGGCGCGCTGCCGCGAGCGGGGGATCCGCATCCCCACCTTCGCCCAGATGCGCGACCCGAGCCGTATTCCAGCAACCGTGCGGGAGCGGCTGCGGCAGGTCGGCTTGCACGACGTGGATCCTGCGAATCTCTTCCGCATCACCTGGAAGAACGAACCGGTGGAGAAGGGCGGGCTCTTCCACGGCGGTAACTGGGTCGAGTTTCCGCCGGCCCTCACGGGTGTCGAAGCCCGCATCGTCGGACTCGTGGGCAAGTGGTTCCCGACGGGAGCGCACAAAGTGGGCGCGGGTTTCGGCTGTCTCGTGCCCAAGCTCGTGGCGGGAAGCTTCGATCCCACGGCACACAAGGCGGTGTGGCCGTCCACGGGCAACTTCTGCCGCGGCGGCGCCTTCGACTGCGCTCTCCTGGGTTGCGACGCCATCGCCATCCTGCCGGAAGAAATGAGCCGGGAGCGCTTCGAGTGGCTGCGCAGCCTCGGCGCCGAGGTGATCGCGACGCCCGGCGGGGAATCGAACGTGAAGGAGATCTTCGACGCTTGCTGGGAGATCCGCCGCACCCGGCCGGAGTGCGTCATCTTCAACCAGTTCGACGAGTTCGGCAACGCCATCTGGCACTACCACGTGACCGGTGCTGCGGTGGACGACGTCTTCCGTCAGATGGCGCGGCCGGGGGATCGTCTCGCCGCCTTCGTCGCCGCCACCGGCTCCGCCGGCACGCTGGCAGCCGGCGATTTCCTGCGCCAGCGGCACCCACAGGTCCGTCTCGTCGCCGCCGAGGCGCTGCAGTGTCCGACGCTGCTGCAAGGCGGCCACGGCGCGCACCGCATCGAGGGCATCGGGGACAAGCACGTACCGTGGATCCACAACGTGCGCCACACCGACCTCGTCTGCGCCGTGGACGACGCCCAGTGCCTCGCCCTCATGCGGTTGTTCAACGAACCGGAAGGGGCCTGCTTCCTGGCCGGCGAGGGCGTGGAGGTGGGTTTCCTGCCGCGGCTGTCCTGGCTCGGCATCTCGGGCATTTGCAACCTCGTGGCCGCGATCAAGACGGCGCGCTGGTACGAGCTCTCGGCGCGGGACGTGCTCTTCACCTGCCTCACCGATTCCATGGACCTCTACCAGAGTCGCTTGCAGGAACAGCGGCAGATGCAGGGGCCGTACAGCGGCATGCTCGCCGCCCGGCACTTCGCGCGCTACCTGCAGGGCATCGGCACCGAGGCGATGCGCGAGCTCGGCTATCGCGACAGGAAAGCCCTGCACCATCTCAAGTACTTCACCTGGGTGGAACAGCAGCGGAAGGATCCCCGCGATCTGGCGCGGCTCTGGTCGCCGGATTTCTGGGACGAGACCTATGCACAGGTGGAGGCCTGGGACCGGGCCATCGAGGCCTTCAACGCCCGCGTCGGGCTGCCGTCGTAG
- a CDS encoding methylated-DNA--[protein]-cysteine S-methyltransferase: protein MQTRSTELDSPIGKLRLLARGDTLCALEFVDRRGGGALPKSAQRAAPRTASAATPLLAASHPVVRRLRAYFDGDIKALDDIVVEADGTEFQRRVWQVLRQVKPGAVISYGDLARRAGSPGAARAAGAACGSNPIAVVIPCHRAVGANGSLTGYGGGMERKRWLLRHEAGELKL from the coding sequence ATGCAGACGCGAAGCACTGAACTGGACAGCCCCATCGGCAAGTTGCGTCTCCTGGCGCGGGGCGACACGCTCTGCGCCCTGGAGTTCGTCGACCGCCGCGGCGGTGGTGCGCTCCCCAAGTCCGCCCAGCGCGCCGCACCGAGGACCGCTTCCGCCGCGACGCCACTTCTCGCCGCCTCGCACCCCGTGGTGCGGCGTCTGCGCGCCTACTTCGACGGTGACATCAAAGCCCTGGACGACATCGTCGTGGAGGCCGACGGGACGGAGTTCCAGCGGCGCGTCTGGCAAGTGCTGCGGCAGGTGAAACCGGGAGCGGTGATCTCCTACGGCGATCTCGCCCGCCGCGCCGGCAGCCCCGGCGCCGCCCGGGCCGCCGGTGCCGCGTGCGGCAGCAATCCGATCGCCGTCGTCATCCCCTGTCACCGTGCCGTCGGCGCCAACGGTTCTCTCACCGGCTACGGCGGTGGCATGGAGCGCAAGCGCTGGCTGCTGCGGCACGAAGCGGGAGAGCTCAAGCTATAA
- a CDS encoding tetratricopeptide repeat protein, whose product MNASRRFGIPALFLLLFAAGAFAAGSGSKSQTPEASTDPAIQLYEEGLKKVEAKDWKGALSLFERAHQAKKKDPDILNMLAFTQRKNGQLDDAFTNYAKVLEMKPEFPQAREYLAEAHLQAAMEQMKILRDYGSEAQAEVTMLLDAFAKAAWTVGARPAAGDSTRRW is encoded by the coding sequence ATGAACGCGTCTCGTCGTTTCGGAATCCCCGCCCTCTTTCTCCTCCTCTTCGCCGCCGGCGCTTTCGCTGCCGGTTCGGGGTCCAAGTCCCAGACCCCCGAGGCGTCCACCGATCCGGCGATCCAGCTCTACGAGGAAGGCTTGAAGAAAGTGGAGGCCAAGGATTGGAAAGGTGCTCTCTCGCTCTTCGAGCGCGCCCATCAGGCGAAGAAAAAGGACCCGGATATTCTGAACATGCTCGCCTTCACGCAACGCAAGAACGGGCAACTGGACGATGCCTTCACCAACTACGCCAAGGTGCTAGAGATGAAGCCCGAGTTCCCGCAAGCCCGGGAGTACCTGGCAGAGGCGCACCTGCAAGCCGCCATGGAGCAGATGAAGATCTTGCGCGATTACGGCTCCGAAGCGCAGGCCGAGGTGACGATGCTCCTCGACGCCTTCGCCAAGGCGGCGTGGACCGTGGGTGCCCGTCCGGCCGCGGGGGACAGCACCCGTCGCTGGTGA
- a CDS encoding HAMP domain-containing sensor histidine kinase, whose product MDALESPQPLEALLRSDIEEHTFLDKTARKNWFILIATSLISTLGLGLAVAPLLGEAVLNFWPWEYTNHALLAGLSLLVTTFVWYLTKQERRVAHLRGQLLDARRRELKYCKSYGRAVSQANAQLHREIEERRRMEQELRRLNETLEDRVARRGEENQRHAEELRMAKQSLEDQNRRLRELYSTAHQFVDNVSHEFRTPLTVIKEYAAAIEEDLTESSSEEQRQYLDTIKHRVDDLHGLVEDLLDISRIEADLLRTSRRPCRVSDIFARVRPTLERKAASSQVSLELQAPADLPRLFGDPEKIGRILLNLGVNAIKFSDPSTLVHLWARPATDEREIQIGVTDHGPGIAAENLEIIFERFKQLDGQVRSSTKGFGLGLNIVKELVQLQFGQLHVESQVGSGSTFSFTVPREEPELFMPLYLERVRSMRGSAQFVSLLTAATDAAERAGLQTLQDFLEDNIRRTDILLPSLPSTWIMVAATHEVTTDQVVARMERAHGEANRARQHSFLPALRWSIHGCWRLDDPSSSFLPRLLTLLRPTSAGDERSPVPDTAGPTSR is encoded by the coding sequence ATGGATGCACTCGAATCCCCGCAGCCTCTCGAGGCTTTGCTGCGCTCCGACATCGAAGAGCACACTTTCCTCGACAAGACGGCGCGGAAGAATTGGTTCATTCTCATCGCCACCAGCTTGATCTCCACGCTGGGGCTCGGCCTCGCCGTCGCCCCGCTCCTGGGCGAGGCGGTCCTCAACTTCTGGCCCTGGGAGTACACGAACCACGCTTTGCTCGCCGGTCTATCCCTCCTCGTCACCACCTTCGTCTGGTACCTCACCAAACAAGAACGCCGGGTCGCCCATCTCCGCGGCCAGCTCCTCGATGCGCGCCGGCGCGAGCTCAAGTACTGCAAGAGCTACGGGCGCGCCGTGTCCCAGGCCAACGCCCAGCTGCACCGCGAGATCGAGGAGCGCCGCCGGATGGAACAGGAGCTGCGGCGTCTGAACGAAACCCTGGAGGATCGCGTCGCCCGGCGGGGCGAGGAAAACCAGCGCCACGCCGAAGAGCTCCGCATGGCGAAGCAATCCTTGGAAGACCAGAACCGGCGCCTGCGCGAGCTCTACAGCACGGCGCACCAGTTCGTCGACAACGTCTCCCACGAATTCCGCACCCCGCTCACGGTGATCAAGGAGTACGCCGCCGCCATCGAGGAGGATCTGACGGAGAGCAGCAGCGAGGAGCAGCGCCAGTATCTCGACACGATCAAGCATCGCGTCGACGACCTGCACGGCCTCGTGGAGGACCTGCTGGACATCAGCCGCATCGAGGCGGACCTCCTCCGCACCTCGCGGCGTCCCTGCCGGGTGAGCGACATCTTCGCCCGCGTGCGTCCGACGCTGGAGCGCAAGGCGGCGAGTTCGCAGGTCTCCTTGGAGCTGCAGGCCCCCGCCGACCTGCCGCGGCTCTTCGGCGATCCGGAGAAGATCGGGCGCATTCTCCTCAACCTGGGAGTCAACGCCATCAAGTTCTCCGATCCCAGTACGTTGGTGCATCTGTGGGCCCGCCCCGCCACCGACGAACGGGAGATCCAGATCGGCGTCACCGATCACGGACCCGGAATCGCGGCGGAGAATCTCGAGATCATCTTCGAGCGTTTCAAACAGCTCGATGGCCAGGTGCGCTCGAGCACCAAGGGGTTCGGCCTGGGCTTGAACATCGTGAAGGAATTGGTGCAGCTGCAGTTCGGGCAGCTGCACGTGGAGAGTCAGGTCGGATCAGGCAGCACCTTCTCCTTCACCGTGCCGCGGGAAGAACCGGAGCTGTTCATGCCGCTCTACCTGGAGCGGGTGAGGTCTATGCGTGGCAGCGCCCAGTTCGTCTCGCTCCTCACCGCCGCCACAGACGCCGCAGAGAGAGCCGGCCTGCAGACCCTGCAGGACTTCCTCGAGGACAACATCCGGCGCACCGACATCCTGCTGCCGTCCCTGCCTTCCACCTGGATCATGGTGGCGGCAACGCACGAGGTCACCACGGACCAGGTGGTGGCGCGCATGGAGCGGGCGCACGGTGAAGCCAACCGCGCCCGCCAGCATTCGTTCCTGCCGGCGTTGCGCTGGAGCATCCACGGCTGCTGGCGACTCGACGACCCGTCGAGCAGCTTCCTACCGCGCCTCTTGACGTTGTTGCGGCCTACGAGTGCCGGGGACGAAAGGTCACCCGTTCCGGATACCGCTGGACCAACGTCTCGATGA
- a CDS encoding DNA-formamidopyrimidine glycosylase family protein yields the protein MPELPDVALYLERLQPRILGASLEKVRLASPFLLRTVQPPLAAAAGRRVVGLRRLGKRIVIGLEGELFLVLHLMISGRLRWREQGKPVPRRLGLAAFDFSTGTLLLTEASTRKRASLHLVRGEAELAALDPGGLEVMEANVEAFRKALLRENRTLKRALTDPRLLSGIGNAYSDEILHRARLSPLQRTQNLDDPSWARLHEATLTTLREWLERLRQETGEAFPEKVTAFRPGMAVHGRFGQPCPVCGSKVQRIVHAENECNYCPHCQTGGKLLADRALSRLLREDWPRTPEELEEMKNERRGAS from the coding sequence GTGCCCGAACTCCCCGACGTGGCGCTCTATCTCGAGCGGCTGCAGCCGCGGATCCTGGGAGCCAGCCTCGAGAAGGTGCGGCTGGCGAGCCCCTTCCTGCTGCGCACGGTGCAGCCACCGCTCGCCGCTGCGGCGGGGCGGCGCGTCGTCGGCCTGCGCCGTCTGGGCAAGCGGATCGTCATCGGCCTCGAGGGCGAGCTTTTCTTGGTGTTGCACCTGATGATCTCCGGGCGCCTGCGCTGGCGCGAGCAGGGCAAGCCCGTGCCGCGCCGGCTCGGCCTCGCGGCCTTCGACTTCTCCACCGGCACGTTGCTCCTCACCGAGGCGAGCACGCGCAAGCGCGCTTCGCTGCACCTCGTCCGCGGCGAGGCGGAGCTCGCGGCGCTCGATCCTGGCGGCCTCGAGGTGATGGAGGCGAACGTGGAGGCATTCCGGAAAGCGCTGTTGCGGGAGAACCGCACCCTCAAGCGCGCCCTCACCGATCCGCGCCTGCTGAGCGGCATCGGCAACGCCTACTCCGACGAGATCCTGCATCGGGCGCGATTGTCACCGCTCCAACGCACGCAGAATCTCGACGACCCGTCGTGGGCGCGGCTGCACGAGGCGACCCTGACAACCTTGCGCGAGTGGCTGGAGCGCCTGCGCCAGGAGACCGGCGAAGCCTTCCCGGAAAAGGTGACGGCCTTCCGCCCGGGCATGGCCGTGCACGGGCGCTTCGGCCAGCCGTGCCCGGTGTGCGGCAGCAAGGTACAGCGCATCGTGCATGCGGAGAACGAATGCAACTACTGTCCGCACTGTCAGACCGGGGGCAAGCTCCTGGCCGATCGGGCTCTCTCGCGCCTGCTGCGCGAAGACTGGCCGCGCACGCCGGAGGAGCTGGAGGAGATGAAGAACGAGCGCCGTGGAGCCTCCTAG
- a CDS encoding AlkA N-terminal domain-containing protein has product MGYNSRMETTEPRNLDDAACYQALRTRDARFDGRFFTAVLSTGIYCRPVCPARTPKRENVRFYAYAAAAQEAGFRPCLRCRPETSPGSTPWLGTTTTVSRALRLIADGALDSEAVGALAARLGVGERHLRRLFLRHLGTTPRTLGQTRRLAFAKKLIDETRLPVGTVAAAAGFRSLRRFHTAFRQAYRQPPRALRRRSALSPRDSSSDLTLRLPFRPPFDWDGVLRFLSARAVPGLEAAAHGRYRRSLRIGEQQALVQIEPVRGEHHLLARIRLADATLLLQVVERLRRLFDLDADPEAIARHLRRDPRLAPRLRRRPGVRLPGSGDPFEAAVRAILGQQVSVAAATRLVARLAERHGEPLSLDQSGMEEIRFVFPSPQRLAAADPAGFGCPRARGETLVRFARAVADGRISFQPASLSAFVESLCALPGVGPWTAHTVALRALGEPDAFPAGDLGLRRALGSAGRLATPRHVEAAAESWRPWRAYAAMTLWNGGSTHADAKH; this is encoded by the coding sequence ATGGGGTACAACTCTCGCATGGAGACCACGGAGCCGAGAAACCTCGACGACGCTGCATGCTATCAGGCGCTGCGCACCCGGGACGCCCGCTTCGACGGGCGCTTCTTCACCGCAGTGCTGTCCACCGGGATCTATTGCCGGCCCGTCTGCCCGGCGCGGACGCCGAAGCGGGAGAACGTCCGCTTCTACGCCTACGCCGCTGCCGCCCAAGAAGCCGGCTTCCGGCCTTGCTTGCGCTGCCGGCCGGAGACGTCGCCGGGCTCGACACCCTGGCTGGGCACGACGACCACGGTGTCCCGGGCCCTGCGGCTGATCGCCGACGGCGCTCTCGACAGCGAAGCCGTCGGCGCTCTGGCAGCGCGTCTCGGTGTCGGGGAACGCCATCTGCGGCGTCTGTTCCTCCGCCACCTGGGCACGACGCCGCGCACCCTGGGGCAAACGCGCCGGCTCGCCTTCGCCAAGAAGTTGATCGACGAAACGCGCCTCCCCGTGGGCACGGTCGCGGCCGCCGCCGGCTTCCGCAGCCTCCGGCGCTTCCACACCGCCTTCCGCCAAGCCTATCGCCAGCCGCCGCGGGCGCTGCGGCGCCGCAGCGCCCTGTCGCCCCGGGACTCGAGCTCCGACCTCACGCTCCGCCTCCCTTTCCGCCCGCCCTTCGACTGGGACGGCGTGCTGCGCTTCTTGTCCGCCCGGGCGGTCCCGGGGCTCGAAGCGGCAGCGCACGGCAGGTACCGGCGCAGCCTCAGGATCGGCGAGCAGCAGGCGCTGGTGCAGATCGAACCGGTGCGGGGGGAACACCATCTTCTCGCCCGCATCCGCCTCGCCGACGCGACGCTCCTCCTGCAAGTGGTGGAACGCTTGCGGCGTCTCTTCGATCTCGACGCGGATCCCGAAGCGATCGCCCGCCATCTGCGGCGCGACCCGCGTCTGGCGCCGCGCTTGCGCCGCCGCCCGGGAGTGCGCCTCCCAGGCAGCGGCGACCCCTTCGAGGCAGCGGTGCGGGCCATCCTGGGACAGCAGGTGAGCGTCGCTGCCGCCACCCGACTCGTCGCCCGTCTGGCCGAGCGCCACGGGGAACCGTTGAGCCTCGACCAGAGCGGCATGGAAGAAATCCGCTTCGTCTTCCCGAGCCCGCAGCGACTCGCCGCCGCCGATCCGGCGGGATTCGGCTGCCCGCGGGCGCGTGGCGAGACCTTGGTGCGCTTCGCCCGCGCCGTCGCCGACGGACGCATCTCCTTCCAGCCGGCATCGCTGTCTGCGTTCGTCGAATCCCTTTGCGCCCTACCGGGCGTGGGGCCGTGGACGGCACACACCGTGGCCCTGCGTGCTCTCGGTGAACCGGACGCTTTCCCCGCCGGGGACCTGGGGCTACGACGCGCTCTCGGCAGCGCCGGCCGGCTCGCCACCCCGCGGCACGTCGAAGCTGCCGCCGAATCCTGGCGCCCCTGGCGGGCCTACGCGGCCATGACACTCTGGAACGGAGGATCGACGCATGCAGACGCGAAGCACTGA